The Streptomyces cynarae genome contains a region encoding:
- a CDS encoding ABC transporter permease, translating into MKLRQWSRDLVMGARFAFSSGREGWVRLLLTGFGVGLGVALLLLTTALPNAIAVRQARNDARADHTYSQEKKPKADNTLVIADIDTTYRQKDVRGRLMEPEGARAPLPPGLDRFPEPGTMVVSPALQKLLQSDDGALLRQRLPYRITGTIAESGLIGSHELAYYAGAKGLAAKIDPPNVARIDMFGDEEPTSEKTDPVLLLLTLVVFVVLLMPVGVFIAAAVRFGGERRDRRLAALRLVGSDSGMTRRIAAGEALAGSLLGLLFGTGFFLLGRQLAASVEVFGVSVFPSYMNPSPTLALLVAVAVPAAAVMVTLFALRGVVIEPLGVVRTAKPARRRLWWRLLLPLAGLAMLYPMLGKGHTNGNFNEYLVVGGVLLLLVGVTALLPWVVETVVARLNSGGVAWQLAVRRLQLSSGTAARMVNGIAVAVAGAIALQMLFSGVEGDYTKQSRQNVSRAQMQVSLPSDVRVAPAAEEFGRTKGVRQVMAFSGSEMGDRRKDPQTSSDVTVGDCAALREVAHLPSCREGDVFVLRGAEYDTDTPALAKPGRTLYLDPSYGGEKGTEFAWTVPQGLKQAQSREDPTGVRRGGFLFTRGALPTQAERGFRGEIYLALDRSVPDAPDLVRNTAARVAPYSTPMTWAATEQSVRFTSIRRGLFVGATCVLMLIGASLLVSQLEQLRERKKLLSSLVAFGTRRRTLSLSVLWQTAIPIALGLLLASVVGLTLGAVLLKMSAATVSVDWASVLTMTGIGAGVVLLVTGLSLPPLLRLMRPDGLRTE; encoded by the coding sequence ATGAAGCTCCGTCAGTGGTCGAGAGACCTGGTGATGGGTGCCAGGTTCGCGTTCAGCAGTGGGCGCGAGGGATGGGTCCGGCTCCTGCTGACCGGCTTCGGCGTCGGTCTCGGCGTGGCGCTGCTCCTGCTCACCACCGCGCTCCCCAACGCGATCGCGGTGCGGCAGGCACGGAACGACGCGCGCGCGGACCACACCTACAGCCAGGAGAAGAAGCCGAAGGCCGACAACACCCTGGTGATCGCCGACATCGACACCACGTACCGGCAGAAGGACGTCCGCGGACGGCTGATGGAGCCCGAGGGCGCCCGGGCACCGCTGCCGCCCGGCCTCGACAGGTTCCCGGAGCCGGGCACGATGGTCGTCTCGCCCGCACTGCAGAAACTGCTCCAGTCCGACGACGGAGCCCTGCTGCGGCAGCGGCTGCCGTACCGGATCACCGGCACCATCGCGGAGAGCGGGCTCATCGGCTCGCACGAACTGGCCTACTACGCGGGCGCCAAGGGGCTCGCCGCGAAGATCGACCCCCCGAACGTGGCCCGGATCGACATGTTCGGGGACGAAGAACCCACGTCCGAGAAGACGGACCCCGTCCTTCTCCTGCTGACCCTGGTCGTCTTCGTCGTCCTGCTCATGCCCGTCGGCGTCTTCATCGCCGCGGCCGTGCGGTTCGGCGGCGAGCGGCGCGACCGCAGGCTGGCGGCGCTGCGGCTCGTGGGTTCGGACAGCGGGATGACCCGGCGGATCGCCGCCGGCGAGGCGCTCGCGGGGTCACTGCTCGGACTGCTCTTCGGCACCGGGTTCTTCCTGCTCGGCCGTCAGCTCGCCGCATCCGTCGAGGTGTTCGGCGTCAGCGTCTTCCCCAGCTACATGAACCCCTCTCCCACGCTGGCCCTGCTCGTGGCGGTCGCGGTCCCGGCGGCCGCGGTCATGGTCACCCTGTTCGCGCTGCGCGGGGTCGTCATCGAACCGCTGGGCGTGGTGCGCACGGCGAAGCCCGCGCGGCGCAGGCTGTGGTGGCGCCTGCTGCTGCCGCTGGCCGGGCTCGCGATGCTCTACCCGATGCTCGGCAAGGGCCACACCAACGGGAACTTCAACGAGTACCTGGTCGTCGGGGGCGTCCTGTTGCTGCTGGTGGGCGTCACCGCGCTGCTGCCGTGGGTCGTCGAGACGGTCGTGGCCCGACTGAACTCCGGTGGCGTAGCCTGGCAACTTGCCGTTCGCAGGCTCCAGTTGAGCAGCGGCACCGCCGCCCGCATGGTCAACGGCATCGCCGTGGCGGTGGCCGGCGCGATCGCCCTGCAGATGCTGTTCTCCGGCGTCGAGGGCGACTACACGAAGCAGTCGCGGCAGAACGTGTCACGGGCGCAGATGCAGGTGAGCCTGCCGAGCGACGTCCGGGTCGCCCCAGCCGCCGAGGAGTTCGGCCGGACCAAGGGCGTGCGCCAGGTCATGGCATTCTCCGGTTCGGAGATGGGCGACCGGCGCAAGGACCCACAGACCAGCAGTGACGTGACCGTCGGCGACTGCGCGGCCCTGCGCGAGGTGGCACACCTGCCCTCATGCCGGGAGGGCGACGTCTTCGTGCTGCGGGGCGCCGAATACGACACCGACACGCCGGCCCTGGCCAAGCCGGGCCGCACCCTGTACCTCGACCCCTCGTACGGCGGCGAGAAGGGCACGGAGTTCGCCTGGACGGTGCCGCAGGGCCTCAAGCAGGCGCAGTCCCGTGAGGACCCGACCGGTGTGCGGCGCGGCGGTTTCCTGTTCACCCGCGGCGCCCTGCCCACACAGGCGGAGCGTGGCTTCCGGGGGGAGATCTACCTGGCGCTCGACCGCTCGGTTCCGGACGCCCCCGACCTGGTACGGAACACCGCGGCGCGGGTCGCCCCGTACTCGACCCCCATGACCTGGGCGGCCACCGAGCAGTCGGTGCGGTTCACCTCCATCCGCAGGGGGTTGTTCGTCGGCGCCACGTGCGTGCTGATGCTGATCGGCGCGAGCCTGCTCGTCTCCCAGCTCGAGCAGTTGCGCGAGCGCAAGAAGCTGCTGTCGTCGCTGGTCGCCTTCGGCACCCGGCGCCGCACGCTGAGCCTGTCGGTGCTGTGGCAGACGGCGATCCCCATCGCGCTCGGCCTGCTGCTGGCCTCGGTGGTCGGTCTGACGCTGGGCGCCGTCCTGCTGAAGATGTCCGCCGCCACGGTGAGCGTGGACTGGGCGAGCGTGCTGACGATGACCGGTATCGGGGCGGGGGTCGTGCTGCTGGTCACCGGGCTCAGCCTGCCGCCGCTGCTGCGGCTGATGCGGCCGGACGGACTGCGCACGGAGTAG
- a CDS encoding ABC transporter ATP-binding protein encodes MTAPAGSLLAAEGLRKAYGPTLALDGAEFSIHPGEIVAVMGPSGSGKSTLLHCLAGIVPPDAGSIVYNGREMAGMSDAQRSLLRRSEFGFVFQFGQLVPELTCVENVALPLRLNGTSRKQAEQTALSWMARLEVDDLAGKRPGEISGGQGQRVAVARALVTNPRVLFADEPTGALDSLNGERVMELLTEAARSTNAAVVLVTHEARVAAYSDREIVVRDGKSRDMERLV; translated from the coding sequence GTGACTGCTCCCGCCGGTTCCCTGCTCGCCGCCGAGGGCCTGCGCAAGGCGTACGGACCCACCCTCGCCCTGGACGGCGCTGAGTTCTCCATCCACCCCGGCGAGATCGTCGCCGTGATGGGCCCCTCCGGGTCGGGCAAGTCGACCCTGCTGCACTGCCTGGCCGGGATCGTGCCGCCCGACGCCGGCTCCATCGTCTACAACGGCCGCGAGATGGCCGGTATGAGCGATGCCCAACGCAGCCTGCTGCGCCGCAGCGAGTTCGGGTTCGTCTTCCAGTTCGGCCAGCTCGTCCCCGAGCTGACCTGTGTGGAGAACGTGGCGCTGCCGCTGCGGCTGAACGGCACCTCCCGCAAACAGGCCGAGCAGACCGCGCTGTCATGGATGGCCCGGCTCGAGGTCGACGACCTCGCGGGCAAGCGGCCCGGTGAGATATCCGGCGGCCAGGGCCAGCGCGTGGCCGTGGCCCGCGCCCTGGTCACGAACCCGCGCGTGCTCTTCGCCGACGAACCCACCGGTGCCCTCGACTCGCTCAACGGCGAGCGCGTGATGGAACTGCTCACGGAGGCGGCCCGCTCCACCAACGCCGCCGTCGTCCTGGTCACGCACGAGGCGCGGGTGGCGGCCTACTCCGACCGCGAGATCGTCGTACGCGACGGCAAGTCCCGGGACATGGAGCGCCTCGTATGA
- a CDS encoding PadR family transcriptional regulator — translation MSIGHTLLGLLESGPRHGYDLKRAFDEKFGHDRPLHYGQVYSTMSRLLKNGLVEVDGIEPGGGPERKRYAITDAGVTDVQRWLATPEKPEPYLQSTLYTKVVIALLTHRDAAGILDTQRAEHLRMMRILTDRKRKGDLADQLICDHALFHLEADLRWLELTAARLAKLAEAVAQ, via the coding sequence ATGTCCATCGGTCACACCCTCCTCGGACTCCTGGAGTCCGGGCCCCGCCACGGTTACGACCTGAAGCGGGCCTTCGACGAGAAGTTCGGTCATGACCGGCCGCTGCACTACGGCCAGGTCTACTCGACGATGTCCCGGCTGCTGAAGAACGGGCTCGTCGAGGTCGACGGGATCGAGCCCGGCGGCGGGCCGGAGCGCAAGCGCTACGCGATCACCGATGCAGGCGTCACCGACGTCCAGCGGTGGCTGGCGACGCCGGAGAAGCCCGAGCCGTATCTGCAGTCGACCCTGTACACCAAGGTCGTCATCGCCCTGCTCACGCACCGCGACGCGGCCGGCATCCTCGACACCCAGCGTGCCGAGCACCTGCGGATGATGCGGATCCTGACCGACCGCAAACGCAAGGGCGACCTGGCCGACCAGCTGATCTGCGATCACGCCCTGTTCCACCTGGAGGCTGATCTGCGCTGGCTCGAACTGACCGCCGCACGCCTGGCCAAGCTCGCCGAGGCGGTGGCCCAGTGA
- a CDS encoding SPFH domain-containing protein: protein MSTQAASAATDIPEMPSPRVREFPAHSIGGGLALLLGLVGLALGAGLIAGGVTVAASGVKAALIVAGVLIGLAAFLAMCGLNTVAPGEARVVQLFGRYRGTIRQDGLRWVNPFTSRTKISTRVRNHETAVLKVNDAYGNPIELAAVVVWKVEDTAQATFEVDDFLEFVATQTEAAVRHIAIEYPYDAHEEDGLSLRGNAEEITEKLAAELHARVEAAGVRIIESRFTHLAYAPEIASAMLQRQQAGAVVAARRQIVDGAVGMVEAALARIGERDIVELDEERKAAMVSNLMVVLCGDRAPQPVLNTGSLYQ, encoded by the coding sequence ATGTCGACACAAGCCGCGTCCGCCGCCACGGACATACCGGAGATGCCCAGCCCGCGCGTGCGGGAGTTCCCGGCGCACAGCATCGGTGGCGGACTGGCGCTGCTGCTCGGGCTGGTGGGGCTGGCCCTGGGCGCCGGCCTGATCGCCGGCGGCGTGACGGTCGCCGCGTCCGGCGTCAAGGCCGCGCTCATCGTCGCCGGCGTACTGATCGGCCTCGCGGCGTTCCTCGCGATGTGCGGTCTGAACACGGTGGCGCCGGGCGAGGCACGGGTGGTGCAGCTCTTCGGACGCTACCGCGGCACCATCCGGCAGGACGGGCTGCGCTGGGTGAACCCCTTCACCTCGCGCACGAAGATCTCGACCCGGGTCCGTAATCACGAGACCGCCGTCCTGAAGGTCAACGACGCCTACGGCAACCCGATCGAGCTGGCCGCGGTGGTGGTCTGGAAGGTGGAGGACACGGCCCAGGCCACCTTCGAGGTCGACGACTTCCTGGAGTTCGTCGCCACACAGACCGAGGCCGCCGTGCGGCACATCGCGATCGAGTACCCGTACGACGCCCACGAGGAGGACGGGCTCTCGCTGCGCGGCAACGCCGAGGAGATCACCGAGAAGCTGGCCGCCGAGCTGCACGCGCGCGTGGAGGCCGCCGGGGTGCGGATCATCGAGTCGCGGTTCACGCACCTCGCGTACGCTCCGGAGATCGCGTCCGCGATGCTCCAGCGGCAGCAGGCCGGGGCGGTGGTCGCGGCGCGGCGGCAGATCGTCGACGGCGCGGTCGGGATGGTCGAGGCGGCGCTCGCCCGGATCGGGGAGCGGGACATCGTGGAGCTGGACGAGGAGCGGAAGGCGGCGATGGTGTCGAACCTGATGGTGGTGCTGTGCGGGGACCGGGCGCCGCAGCCGGTCCTGAACACGGGGTCGCTCTACCAGTGA
- a CDS encoding transglycosylase domain-containing protein: protein MGRAEERRARQRAGRRAAPKRSPRTTGSASVGAVGAVGTVSPDGAPVGGRAAARAARTRGKNGKNGKTGKSGIRRFFTWKTVLGSLFGFVLLVMGAFVALYVMTPIPTANADAMLQSNVYKYSDGSILTRSGKLNRETVDLAEVPKPVQHTFVAAENKTFYQDAGVDLRGTARGILNTLSGKGAQGGSTITQQYVKNYYLTQNQTVTRKLKELVISLKLDRKKSKDYILAGYINTSYYGRGAYGIQAAAQAYYHKDAKNLTVEQGAYLAALLQAPNQYDWAIATDTGKTLVQQRWNYVLNNMVQMHWLDEGKRQAMKFPVPLAPKGAPGMEGQTGYLVDAANAALEKQLVAQGTASTLSDAEALITKGGWTITLNVDKKKQTELERTVKQQLTSKLDQKKRAVDGAVQAGAVSVDPKTGKVLALYGGVDYFKHYTNNATRRDYQPASTFKPVILAAALDEGAKTQDGRQIDANTIYDGTSGRQVVDNGTKVGFAPPNEDDQDYGPITVQTAMNDSVNSVFAQMGVDVGMAEVMKVAGKLGMDTKGMQAVPAQTLGSMGASPMEMAGIYATLDNHGKKVTPTIIKSAERDNTAVTFPNPIGDQVITREAADTVTSVLTGVVDDGTAKTSVAANPARDGQQVAGKTGTSDNNKSAWFTGFTPNLVTSVGLFGEDPKTHAQVPMTGATGHVPGSPSGRINGGSYPALIWAAYTFEAMGEVSKFDLDTTQGAAVQPSVTPTLSQSPTTTPSSTPTSQKPTTQPPTSSAPPSSSPTTSRPPTSSAPPSATNSPSTPTPPENPLDPKGPKGGQ, encoded by the coding sequence ATGGGACGAGCGGAAGAGAGACGAGCGCGGCAGCGCGCTGGCCGCCGCGCGGCGCCCAAGCGCTCGCCCAGGACTACCGGGTCCGCGTCGGTCGGCGCGGTGGGCGCGGTCGGCACGGTCAGCCCGGACGGAGCGCCGGTCGGCGGCCGGGCCGCCGCGCGGGCCGCCAGGACCCGCGGAAAGAACGGCAAGAACGGCAAGACTGGTAAGAGCGGCATACGCCGGTTCTTCACCTGGAAGACGGTCCTCGGCTCGCTCTTCGGCTTCGTGCTGCTGGTCATGGGCGCGTTCGTGGCGCTGTACGTGATGACTCCCATCCCGACGGCGAACGCCGACGCCATGCTGCAGAGCAACGTCTACAAGTACAGCGACGGCTCGATCCTCACCCGCAGCGGCAAGCTCAACCGGGAGACGGTCGACCTCGCCGAGGTCCCCAAGCCCGTCCAGCACACCTTCGTCGCGGCCGAGAACAAGACCTTCTACCAGGACGCGGGCGTCGACCTGAGGGGCACGGCCCGCGGCATCCTCAACACCCTCTCCGGCAAGGGCGCGCAGGGCGGTTCGACGATCACCCAGCAGTACGTCAAGAACTACTACCTGACCCAGAACCAGACCGTCACGCGCAAGCTGAAGGAACTGGTCATCTCGCTGAAACTGGACCGCAAGAAGTCCAAGGACTACATCCTCGCGGGCTACATCAACACCAGCTACTACGGACGGGGCGCCTACGGCATCCAGGCCGCGGCGCAGGCCTACTACCACAAGGACGCCAAGAACCTCACGGTCGAGCAGGGCGCGTACCTGGCCGCGCTGCTCCAGGCGCCGAACCAGTACGACTGGGCGATCGCCACCGACACCGGCAAGACGCTGGTGCAGCAGCGCTGGAACTACGTCCTGAACAACATGGTCCAGATGCACTGGCTGGACGAGGGCAAGCGCCAGGCCATGAAGTTCCCGGTGCCCCTGGCGCCCAAGGGCGCGCCCGGCATGGAGGGGCAGACCGGCTACCTGGTCGACGCGGCCAACGCGGCGCTGGAGAAGCAGCTCGTCGCCCAGGGCACCGCCTCCACCCTCAGCGACGCCGAGGCGCTCATCACCAAGGGCGGCTGGACGATCACGCTGAACGTCGACAAGAAGAAGCAGACCGAGCTGGAGCGGACCGTCAAGCAGCAACTGACCAGCAAGCTCGACCAGAAGAAGCGTGCCGTCGACGGCGCCGTCCAGGCCGGTGCCGTCTCCGTCGACCCGAAGACCGGCAAGGTCCTCGCCCTCTACGGCGGCGTCGACTACTTCAAGCACTACACCAACAACGCGACGCGCCGGGACTACCAGCCCGCCTCCACGTTCAAGCCGGTCATCCTCGCCGCCGCCCTGGACGAGGGCGCCAAGACCCAGGACGGCCGACAGATCGACGCGAACACGATCTACGACGGCACCAGCGGCCGCCAGGTCGTGGACAACGGCACCAAGGTCGGCTTCGCCCCGCCGAACGAGGACGACCAGGACTACGGACCCATCACCGTCCAGACGGCGATGAACGACTCCGTCAACTCCGTCTTCGCGCAGATGGGTGTCGACGTGGGCATGGCCGAGGTGATGAAGGTCGCCGGCAAGCTCGGCATGGACACCAAGGGAATGCAGGCGGTTCCCGCGCAGACGCTGGGCTCCATGGGTGCGAGCCCGATGGAGATGGCCGGCATCTACGCCACCCTCGACAACCACGGCAAGAAGGTCACCCCGACGATCATCAAGTCGGCCGAGCGCGACAACACCGCGGTCACCTTCCCGAACCCGATAGGCGACCAGGTCATCACCCGCGAGGCCGCCGACACGGTGACCTCGGTGCTCACCGGCGTGGTCGACGACGGTACGGCCAAGACGTCGGTGGCGGCCAACCCGGCGCGCGACGGCCAGCAGGTCGCCGGCAAGACGGGAACGTCCGACAACAACAAGTCGGCCTGGTTCACCGGCTTCACGCCCAACCTGGTGACCTCCGTCGGCCTGTTCGGCGAGGACCCCAAGACCCACGCCCAGGTTCCCATGACGGGCGCCACGGGCCACGTCCCGGGCAGCCCCAGCGGCCGTATCAACGGCGGTAGCTACCCGGCCCTCATCTGGGCGGCGTACACCTTCGAGGCGATGGGCGAGGTCAGCAAGTTCGACCTGGACACCACCCAGGGCGCGGCGGTCCAGCCGAGCGTGACGCCGACACTCTCGCAGTCGCCGACCACCACGCCGTCGTCGACGCCGACCTCGCAGAAGCCGACGACCCAGCCCCCGACGAGCTCGGCCCCGCCGTCGAGCTCGCCCACGACGAGCAGGCCTCCGACGAGCTCGGCCCCGCCGTCGGCGACCAACTCCCCGTCGACGCCGACGCCGCCGGAGAACCCGCTCGACCCGAAGGGCCCGAAGGGCGGGCAGTAG
- the fomD gene encoding cytidylyl-2-hydroxypropylphosphonate hydrolase — translation MAEGGAVRRVEAGEAGEADGVTGRWAPGDQILWRYRENAGERFHIARPVTVVRDDSDLLAVWMAPGTTCVRPVLADGTPLHAEPLQTRYTKPRTVQLDRWFGTGVLKLARPGEPWSVWLFWDPGWRFKNWYVNLEEPLVRWVGGVDSEDHFLDICVYPDRSWGWRDEDEFAQAQQDGLIDAQLAERVREAGRSAVEVIRAWGTPFSDGWQHWRPDPSWSVPRLPDDWDRTPAYMTS, via the coding sequence ATGGCAGAGGGTGGAGCGGTGAGACGAGTGGAAGCGGGCGAGGCGGGCGAAGCCGACGGAGTGACGGGACGTTGGGCGCCTGGTGACCAGATCCTGTGGCGGTACCGGGAGAACGCGGGCGAGCGCTTCCACATCGCCCGCCCCGTGACCGTCGTACGCGACGACTCCGACCTGCTCGCCGTGTGGATGGCACCGGGGACGACATGCGTGCGGCCCGTCCTCGCCGACGGCACGCCGCTGCACGCCGAACCGCTCCAGACCCGCTACACCAAGCCGCGAACCGTGCAGCTCGACCGCTGGTTCGGCACCGGCGTGCTCAAGCTGGCCCGGCCCGGGGAACCCTGGTCGGTGTGGCTGTTCTGGGACCCGGGCTGGCGCTTCAAGAACTGGTACGTCAACCTGGAGGAGCCGCTGGTGCGCTGGGTCGGCGGTGTCGACTCCGAGGACCATTTCCTGGACATCTGCGTCTACCCGGACCGAAGTTGGGGCTGGCGCGACGAGGACGAGTTCGCACAGGCCCAGCAGGACGGCCTGATCGACGCTCAGCTCGCCGAGCGGGTACGGGAGGCGGGACGATCCGCGGTGGAGGTGATCCGTGCCTGGGGCACACCGTTCTCGGACGGCTGGCAGCACTGGCGTCCCGATCCGTCCTGGTCGGTGCCGCGGCTGCCGGACGACTGGGACCGCACTCCCGCGTACATGACGTCATGA
- a CDS encoding class II fumarate hydratase, producing the protein MSEYRIEHDSMGEVQVPLHAKWRAQTQRAVENFPVSGQRIERAHIEALARIKAAAAKVNAELGVLDKDVADAIQEAAAEVAEGRWDEHFPVDVFQTGSGTSSNMNTNEVIATLATERLGRDVHPNDHVNASQSSNDVFPSSLHIAAAAAVSRDLVPALDHLATSLERKAEEFADVVKSGRTHLMDATPVTLGQEFGGYAAQVRYGIERLTASLPRLAELPLGGTAVGTGINTPPGFSAAVIAEIARTTGLPLTEARNHFEAQGARDGIVEISGQLRTIAVGFTKIANDLRWMASGPRTGLAEISLPDLQPGSSIMPGKVNPVIPEAVLMVAAQVIGNDATVATAGASGNFELNVMMPVIAKNVLESVRLLANVSRLLADRTIDGIVAHRERSREYAESSPSVVTPLNRYIGYEEAAKVAKKALAERKTIRQVVLESGYVDRGDLTLDQLDEALDVLRMTHP; encoded by the coding sequence ATGAGCGAATACCGCATCGAGCACGACTCCATGGGCGAGGTCCAGGTCCCCCTCCACGCCAAGTGGCGCGCGCAGACACAGCGTGCCGTGGAGAACTTCCCCGTCTCCGGGCAGCGGATCGAGCGTGCGCACATCGAGGCGCTCGCCCGCATCAAGGCCGCCGCCGCCAAGGTCAACGCGGAGCTCGGCGTGCTCGACAAGGACGTCGCCGACGCCATTCAGGAGGCCGCCGCCGAGGTGGCCGAGGGCCGGTGGGACGAGCACTTCCCCGTCGACGTCTTCCAGACGGGCTCCGGCACCTCCTCCAACATGAACACCAACGAGGTCATCGCCACCCTCGCCACCGAGCGCCTCGGCCGGGACGTGCACCCGAACGACCACGTCAACGCGTCGCAGTCGTCCAACGACGTCTTCCCCTCCTCCCTCCACATCGCCGCCGCGGCCGCCGTCAGCCGGGACCTCGTCCCCGCCCTCGACCACCTCGCCACCTCCCTCGAACGCAAGGCCGAGGAGTTCGCCGATGTGGTGAAGTCCGGCCGGACGCACCTCATGGACGCCACGCCCGTGACACTCGGTCAGGAGTTCGGCGGGTACGCCGCACAGGTGCGGTACGGCATCGAGCGGCTCACCGCCTCCCTCCCCCGCCTCGCCGAACTCCCCCTCGGCGGCACCGCCGTCGGCACCGGCATCAACACCCCGCCCGGTTTCTCCGCCGCCGTCATCGCCGAGATCGCCCGCACCACCGGCCTGCCGCTCACCGAGGCCCGCAACCACTTCGAGGCCCAGGGCGCCCGGGACGGGATCGTGGAGATCAGCGGGCAACTGCGGACCATCGCCGTGGGATTCACGAAGATCGCGAATGATCTTCGGTGGATGGCCTCCGGGCCGCGCACCGGCCTCGCCGAGATCAGCCTCCCCGACCTGCAGCCCGGCTCCTCGATCATGCCCGGCAAGGTCAACCCCGTGATCCCCGAGGCCGTTCTCATGGTCGCCGCCCAGGTCATCGGGAACGACGCCACCGTGGCCACCGCCGGCGCCTCCGGCAACTTCGAGCTCAACGTGATGATGCCGGTCATCGCCAAGAACGTGCTGGAGTCCGTCCGGCTCCTCGCCAATGTCTCGCGGCTCCTCGCCGACCGCACGATCGACGGCATCGTCGCCCACCGAGAACGCTCCCGCGAGTACGCCGAGTCGTCACCGTCCGTCGTCACGCCGCTCAACCGGTACATCGGCTACGAAGAGGCCGCGAAGGTCGCGAAGAAGGCGCTCGCCGAGCGCAAGACGATCCGTCAAGTCGTCCTGGAGTCGGGCTACGTGGACCGCGGCGACCTCACCCTCGACCAGCTCGACGAGGCGCTCGATGTCCTGCGGATGACACACCCGTAA
- a CDS encoding fumarate hydratase, translated as MGEMPEFAYTDLLPTGEDTTPYRLVTSEGVSTAEGPDGRTFLKVEPEALRKLAEEAIHDIQHYLRPAHLAQLRRIIDDPEASANDKFVALDLLKNANIAAAGVLPMCQDTGTAIVMGKRGQNVLTEGEDEKALSRGIYDAYTKLNLRYSQMAPLTMWEEKNTGSNLPAQIELYATDGGAYKFLFMAKGGGSANKSFLYQETKAVLNEASMMKFLEEKIRSLGTAACPPYHLAIVVGGTSAEYALKTAKYASAHYLDELPTEGSELGHGFRDKELEEKVFELTQKIGIGAQFGGKYFCHDVRVVRLPRHGASCPVAIAVSCSADRQAVAKITAEGVFLEQLETDPARFLPDTTDAHLDEGEVVKIDLNQPMEAILAELTKYPVKTRLSLTGPLVVARDIAHAKIKERLDAGEEMPQYLKDHPVYYAGPAKTPEGYASGSFGPTTAGRMDSYVEQFQAAGGSKVMLAKGNRSKQVTDACAAHGGFYLGSIGGPAARLAQDCIKKVEVLEYEELGMEAVWKIEVEDFPAFIVVDDKGNDFFKDPAPQPTFTSIPVRGPGLA; from the coding sequence ATGGGCGAGATGCCTGAGTTCGCGTACACCGATCTGCTCCCCACGGGAGAGGACACCACCCCGTACCGGCTGGTGACGTCCGAGGGCGTCTCCACCGCCGAGGGACCCGACGGGCGTACGTTCCTCAAGGTGGAGCCGGAGGCGCTGCGCAAGCTGGCCGAGGAGGCCATCCACGACATCCAGCACTACCTGCGGCCCGCCCACCTCGCGCAGCTGCGCCGCATCATCGACGACCCGGAGGCCAGCGCCAACGACAAGTTCGTGGCCCTGGACCTGCTGAAGAACGCGAACATCGCGGCGGCGGGCGTGCTGCCGATGTGCCAGGACACGGGCACGGCGATCGTGATGGGCAAGCGCGGCCAGAACGTGCTGACGGAGGGCGAGGACGAGAAGGCCCTCTCCCGCGGCATCTACGACGCCTACACGAAGCTGAACCTGCGCTACTCGCAGATGGCTCCGCTGACCATGTGGGAGGAGAAGAACACCGGTTCGAACCTCCCGGCGCAGATCGAGCTGTACGCCACGGACGGCGGCGCCTACAAGTTCCTGTTCATGGCGAAGGGCGGCGGCAGCGCCAACAAGTCCTTCCTCTACCAGGAGACGAAGGCCGTCCTGAACGAGGCCTCCATGATGAAGTTCCTGGAGGAGAAGATCCGTTCGCTGGGTACGGCCGCGTGCCCGCCGTACCACCTGGCGATCGTCGTCGGCGGTACGAGCGCCGAGTACGCCCTGAAGACCGCGAAGTACGCCTCGGCGCACTACCTGGACGAGCTGCCGACCGAGGGCTCCGAGCTGGGGCACGGCTTCCGTGACAAGGAGCTGGAGGAGAAGGTCTTCGAGCTGACGCAGAAGATCGGGATCGGGGCGCAGTTCGGCGGCAAGTACTTCTGCCACGACGTGCGCGTGGTGCGTCTCCCGCGGCACGGGGCGTCCTGCCCGGTGGCGATCGCGGTGTCGTGCTCGGCGGACCGGCAGGCCGTCGCCAAGATCACGGCGGAAGGCGTGTTCCTGGAGCAGCTGGAGACGGACCCGGCCCGCTTCCTGCCGGACACCACGGACGCCCACCTGGACGAGGGCGAGGTCGTGAAGATCGACCTGAACCAGCCGATGGAGGCGATCCTCGCCGAACTGACGAAGTACCCGGTCAAGACCCGTCTGTCCCTGACGGGCCCGCTGGTCGTCGCCCGGGACATCGCCCACGCGAAGATCAAGGAACGCCTGGACGCGGGCGAGGAGATGCCGCAGTACCTGAAGGACCACCCGGTGTACTACGCCGGCCCGGCGAAGACCCCCGAGGGCTACGCCTCGGGCTCCTTCGGCCCGACGACGGCCGGCCGCATGGACTCCTACGTCGAGCAGTTCCAGGCGGCGGGCGGCTCGAAGGTGATGCTGGCGAAGGGCAACCGGAGCAAGCAGGTCACGGACGCGTGTGCCGCGCACGGCGGCTTCTACCTGGGTTCCATCGGCGGCCCGGCGGCCCGCCTCGCCCAGGACTGCATCAAGAAGGTCGAGGTCCTCGAGTACGAGGAGCTGGGCATGGAGGCGGTCTGGAAGATCGAGGTGGAGGATTTCCCGGCGTTCATCGTGGTCGACGACAAGGGCAACGACTTCTTCAAGGACCCGGCGCCCCAGCCGACGTTCACGTCGATCCCGGTGCGGGGACCGGGGCTGGCGTAA